The genomic stretch GAAGCTGTTCGACCCGGTGAGCATTAGCAAGGAAAACTACAGAAACATCGTGAGCGGGATTAAGAGAATATGGCAGCAGGCGCCGGTGGAGGTGGACCTCCTGCCGACGATCGAGGCATCGGAGCTTGCAACGAGTAGAAGTCGCGCGATAAGGCTGTGCAAATACCTGGGTAAGAAGGTGGGACAGTTCTTCAGGAGGACTGGGAAGCGGGTATTGTTCATAGTGAGGGTGCACCTGGACGTCATGAAGAGGGTCCAGTACCTGACGCTGTACACAGTGGGCTACACGTCGCTCAAATCGGCAAGGAACTGCTTCGCATTTTGGATATCGTTCTACCTCACGACGAACCTGAAGTACTCGATACAGTACGGCATCTACGCCACGCTCGTGTTTCAGCTGGGCTCGTGCGCAGGGTCGCTGATCGCAGGCATGTTCAGCAAGCTCGTGCTGCAGAACCACCACCTGACGGGGTGCAGCATATCCGCAGTGTTCAGCTTCCTGATGCTGGCGCTCGTCTACTTCATGGACCTGGGCACAATATGGAAGTGTTTCACGTACGTATTCCTGGTAGGCCTGGCCACAAATTGCACGGAGATGCTGATAACGACCAGGGGCCTCAAGGCGCTCTGCGACCAGAGTTTAAGTAAGTTTCTGTGCAACACGCGCATACACAGTTTCTtagacgaggaggagaaggactACTCGGTGTCACTGGGTACAACGCTGTCAATAGCAAACTTCTTGTCTGTCTTCCAAGGGTACATATCGATCTACATAGCACACCAGTAAGTTATAAGTGAGGAAGAAGTGGCAGATGCTATTTATTTAGAGGGTAGATATGTGTAGGAATGATGAAGTGTGGTATAATAGATAGGTAAACAGTAGAGTAACAAATGGTCAGTTCCTGTGCCATTGCTATCATAGTGTGTGTAAGTgcatttaaattatgtttttgcAGCTTCGGATGGAATAAGATGTTCCTCTATCTAATACTAATGATGTTTTTGTCCACTGGGGCACTAGGAGTGCCTTCCAGGAAAGAAATAGAGAGGTTAAAGCACCCAGTACTGTAGTTTcaagtgtattttaatgtattcACATGTTGTTGTGTTCTATATAGGCAttgttgtattatattctgATAAGATCACCAGTTGTGGAAACTTTTGTGCAAAGGCACTTAAAACCTAATAATAGCATTAAAacgttttaatttttaatatatggACAAATATGAGTAGTTCTTTGAGGGATCTTATGCGAAGAGAGAAGGAATCTCGGAAGAGGACCTCTACAGAAACTACTGACTCgaataaacaaaaaatacaaaaaacatCGCAACCTGAGTATGACAAAGTAAAGGATGACGGGAAACCTACATTTAGTGCGTCTACAAATCCCAAACCTGAACATAAAGTAGCAGAATCGCTCAAACTGCCGGCAGATTTCTTTGATGAACCCACGCAACACACTCACAATTCTGCCAGTTCTCTTGATTATGGCGTAGATGGTACCTCAGAGCAGTTGGAATTTAAAGCGCCGGCGCCTTTGAATTTAAACAGGGACGCGCAACCGAATCCGCAGTTTAACCCGGCACTGCTGGAGGAGCCGGGAGAACTCGACGTCCTCGAGGAGACCTATGAAGTACTCGAAGATGACCCTGAACAGTCCGACGCAGCGACGGACGTAGATGAGCGGAAGGTCCGCCGTCCCAAGGAGTCTCCTGAGGAAGGCAAGCCGGAAGACATCGAGGTTCTCGACGAGGCGAGGCTGGTCTACGATCAGCTGAACACCGCCTACTGCAGCAACTTCGAGTTCGAGCACGAGAGGATCCTCAGGGAGGCTGGCATTCAGGACGACGGCACTGGCGCCGCCGCCCTCGCCGGCGTGGAGAGTGACGATGAGTCTGAGGAGGcgaggagcaggagcgTGATAACGTCCTCGAACTTCGGCGCCGCAAACCTGTCAGTCAGCGCCAGCGAGAACCTGCCCGTCGGCTTCTTCGACGACCAGAACGTGGACGCCAAGGCTCGTGGGAAGCTGACCGCTAAGGAGGCGCGTCAGAGGATACGGGAGCTGTCGAGGAAGCGTGCCCTTTACCTGAACGAGGCCAAGTACGTTCAGCAGAAGTTCCTGGAGGGCCACCGGGAGCGGCTGCGCATGGAGAACGACCAGGTTGAGGGCTCTGAGGCCCTGAGGCAGCTCCAGCATAAACTCACTGAGATTAAGGGCGAGCTTGTGCTTGACTCCTCCGACCTTAAGGTCGACCCTGACAGGGACGCCAAGGTTGAGCATGTTCTGGGCGATTACGCTGACCTTGACTACGACGACCTCTCCTGGATGTCCAGGTCATTGGTATAGCCATAACCTGACTTGtaaatcaatattattgtgatctattttgtttgttttaatcATTGATCAGCATTTGGTAGTTGCTGTTACGCATTTAATTATACTTTAGGTAGTAGTTATTGCAAATTTACGAGCTGAGCACTTGTCTTATGCTGTATATTTTTGAATAGATTCTACTATATTACAAACGTTGCTGCGCCCTTGTTACTCGCCTGTCTGTTGGTCATGTTGTGTATTCTATTGAAGACTTTGGCGCTCCTCGTGCCGAACTGAATTGCTCTCTTCTTAAAGTTGCAGCAGTGCCTCAGGCCGAGTTTGTGGCATATCTCCCTCAGTATCCACTTGTTCACGTACAGTGACACTGACCTTGATCCTGGGCTACTTATAAACTCGGAGTTTAAAAGCACGCTACTGTCAATGTGCCCGTATATGCCTAGTTGTCTGAACCACTCTGGTGGGTCCAGGTAGTCGACGATCACTGCTGGACTCAGCGGCAACTCTCCCAGGCATTCAAGTACGTTGGCTGAAAGGAACGGGTACAGGGCCTTGATATTTCTATGGTTTAACACTCTGTCGTCTCTGCCCAAGTTACGTTTCCACAGCCTCAGAATATCCCTAAAATCCCATtaagtatatttataacGTTCGAATAGCAAGGCTGTAAGTATGCTTTCTAACTATAAAATCTGTAAAAATGCCC from Theileria orientalis strain Shintoku DNA, chromosome 1, complete genome encodes the following:
- a CDS encoding transporter gives rise to the protein MNPEHGSADEYTLPESNTHTHSKRNLNEFRDIDLNTPSSDGPVIPVLELDLHKNYGIKREPLKAKPDSTLRNPLISVVFSRQDTNTPTLSPLSRQHKSIIAIAFFLTFLSNCVGHLIREPLFTTKVNIQKSFGSTTLQLAYLDIAYLASYSIGQFITPIVFPRSHIVMFVCFCHLLLGICHFFLFLLNNLSGFVVIYGVTGFSCAILWLALYNDLHSWLPINYRMLLITFWCCAAELGLCFGIIMCAHVQTTTRWKVLFMITAAFNFLTFMLLFTCYIKPKPNSGDSEQLEVYVPREKLFDPVSISKENYRNIVSGIKRIWQQAPVEVDLLPTIEASELATSRSRAIRLCKYLGKKVGQFFRRTGKRVLFIVRVHLDVMKRVQYLTLYTVGYTSLKSARNCFAFWISFYLTTNLKYSIQYGIYATLVFQLGSCAGSLIAGMFSKLVLQNHHLTGCSISAVFSFLMLALVYFMDLGTIWKCFTYVFLVGLATNCTEMLITTRGLKALCDQSLSKFLCNTRIHSFLDEEEKDYSVSLGTTLSIANFLSVFQGYISIYIAHHSCAIAIIVCVSAFKLCFCSFGWNKMFLYLILMMFLSTGALGVPSRKEIERLKHPVL